The following are encoded together in the Serratia nematodiphila DZ0503SBS1 genome:
- a CDS encoding acyl carrier protein, whose protein sequence is MLESKLIQHIATQYLDGDHDGLNAQTPLFELNVVDSASIFDLVDFLRQESHVAIGMHEIHPANFASVQAMVALVQRLQAQVAAGGVA, encoded by the coding sequence ATGTTAGAAAGCAAATTGATCCAGCATATCGCCACCCAGTATCTGGATGGCGATCACGACGGCCTGAACGCTCAAACCCCGCTGTTTGAACTGAACGTCGTCGATTCCGCCTCCATTTTCGATCTGGTGGATTTTCTGCGTCAGGAGTCTCATGTCGCCATCGGCATGCATGAGATCCATCCGGCGAATTTCGCCTCGGTGCAGGCGATGGTCGCGCTGGTGCAACGGTTGCAAGCGCAAGTCGCCGCAGGGGGTGTCGCATGA